AGCTGGACAGTGACTGCTTGGCATGCCCATGCAAGAAGCCTTCTCCACTTCAAAGTTAAATTCAAACCCAGCTGACACAGCCAGGCAGGGAAATTGGGCTCCAACCATCCGTCTTCCAGAGGGAACAACTTAACCCGAGTCCTATTCTGTACCCAGACCTATTCCAGGCAGCTTCAGTGGGAAGTTTTCCCCTTGTACATCTTCacttccaaaccaaaccaaattaCTCGAGGCTAAGACAAATCTCCAAGAAACAGCCAGACTCTCCTACAGGTATAGTGCTGGCTGCCACCAGGGAGTAGGAAGAAGGTGGCTTTTACACgggacccccccagggctcAGCACTACGCTCTTCAACCCAGGCATGTGCACCACGAGGACCCGGATCAGTTCCCCCATCTCCGCTGAGTCTCCGCAAATACAAACTCTGCATCTGCCAGGCTTGCTCCAGGACCACCCATCCTGAGgccacaggaaaaaagccaCCATAAAACAGCTTAGAAAGAGGTCCAACCCCACCAAGTGACCACCGGGAACAGCTCCGGAGCTGCCGCGCACCAAGCGGCGGCCAAGACCACCTTCCTTACCGTAGTGCTTGTCCTCCTTGTACGAGGGGGAGTAGCCAGGTTCGCAGTGCCGGCTGCACCGGGGGgtctcccccccttccccggtgCACGGCGGCCGGGAGCCGTTGACGTGGTGCTCGCAGGGTGGGATGGAGTAGGGACGGCAGCCTGTTGAGGACAGAGGGAGCATGAACTGGCTGTCCCCAAGCATCCAACAGCCATGCCGGAGAAGGTACCGGATGCCCTGAGAAAGGAGATGACGTTTCTGACCTAGAAACCCCGCGGATCGGTGGGGTGCGAGCAAAAGTAGGTCTGCCGCTGCCAGGTGAGCAATCCCTGGGTCAGCAATGGGTTTGCCCTCTGGACCTGCTTCCCACCACCTCTGTCTTGACAAGGGGATGGAGAAGATGGAAACGTGAACCAACTTATGGCCATGCTAGGAGGAGGTAGAGATTTCCAGTCTGGAAGTTACTTTTTGAGGGGGAAACATGTCAGGAAGACTCCTGCCCTCATCCAAAGTGTACTGAACTGCTCCAAACCCatcaataacaaaaaaattcacaacCTGATTCTTTCCTGCTATGGAAGCAGAAGCCTTGTGGGGTTGTTAAGTCTGGCTGCTGTTCTCCCTTCCTGCATGGGTCTCCTGCCACTAGGTGCTGCTCGGGGACCCTTGTCCCAAAGGGTGACCAGAAGGAGCCATGgggccaggagcagccagcTGGGCTAGCAGAGGTGTTTGAgcccagagctgaaggagggACCAGCCACACAAGGATGCAGACCAGAAGAGAAGCACCCTGAAGGACATGAACCTGTAACTGAGCAGAGATGctcctctttgctttcacaAGGGCATCTGCCAGGACTTACCCACATGGGAATCGTAGAGACCCCCAGACACGAGGCCCCTCTCTGTCCAGTACCTCCACGCGCCGGAGGGGTAACCACCGTTGCACCTGGAGAAAGAGACAGCAGTTCCAGCACGTCGAACCTTTTTAAGtctgtccctgccttccccaggaTTTCTAGGCCTCGAGACATCAAAACCTCAGGGCAAGGAGCTAAGAGCACCCATGCCTCCAAATCCCAAAGCGGTGATGCCGCCTTACCAGGTCCCCGGTCAGCCTCTGCTGCCGGGAGCGGCAGAAGCCACACGACTTGGAGACCCAACTCCCCACCCTGCTCTTGACAGCTGCAAAAGCCACAGGCAAAAGGTTTGTGCCTGAGAACCAAGGCTTTGGGGCTATTAAAAAGATCCTTCCTTTGGCTTAGGCAGCTGCCATCTCTGTATGGGAAAGCATCGTTACGTGCTTGCCCTTCCTCCACCAGCCATCATCATCCACTACTCCTGGGGGCAGGACGCGTCCCAGAGGGACTTTCAGTCCACGCAGTCACCTTTATGTTCCCACATAACTCCAGCATCTACGGCACAAACCGCTGGTGGGGCTTCCTGCTCATTAGGGAGACGAGGAAGACAGGGCTGAAACGATCAGCCTCTTCGGGTTgtgtccccactccccccacccaccttCTTTTAAGTGCCCAAGAACCACGAGCAGCTCACCCCATGCCGCACTCGAAGCCGCAGCACGACAGCAAGTCCTCCGCCGAGACCTCCACGCTCACCTTGGCGTTTGTGTGAACGCAGATCCTGTCCGAAATCGCTTCTACGGCGCCAAAAGCCTGCGGGCAGCCCCAAAAACCCGAGGGAAGACCGTTAAGAGCTGGCCATGGGAGAGAAACCAGGCAACCTTCTGGCAATGAGAGCAGCAAGCATGAGCCTGGCTGGGAGATGCCCACCAAGAAGCTCAGACACTGCAggatcccccgtgtcccccccattTATGCAGTTCAGCCGCAAACTCATCAGCACGGGTTTTGTCCGGCAAAGTCTGTATCGACACAACCTTAAACCGCCCGTGCTCTTACCCAGCAAGAGCCGCAGGAGCCCTGGTCTCTTATCTCATTGATGGTAGGACAGTTGGGCCACTGCGTCCGCGCGTCAAAGTTATCGGGCAGCTCCATGTCTGCAGCAAAATCTACCCTGCGAGTGAGAAGAGGGAAGTCCTGTTACAGGAACAGCAGCGTAACAGGACTGGATGCACAGGACTTTCCAACCTCCTCTGAAGGTGACCTGGAGGACAAAGGCTcttgttgtttgctttctggaggAGAATAAATACTCCTGAAGTCCTCAGACCGGGtcagcagctcctccagggTTTTGAGTTTCAAGGAGTACAAATTACACGATTGGTCAAGTACCTGGCAGGACAGAGGATGGATGTTCTCCCATGCATGCTTCCGTACTTAATTCCATGCGAGATGTCCACCAGGCTGGACCCAGGACAACCCCACTCACAGTCTGCCAGGAGACCCTCACCCACTCCAGACACACCAGGAGCACCCACACGAGCTTTTACAGGGCCCTCATCTTCTTCTCCCAGCACTCACCTCTCGGGAAGCTTGGGCCCACCCAGGAAGGTGCCGCAGAGCTTCTTCACATAGCTCATGTCAGTGTTGTGGAAGTTGTGCCCTGCCTGGGAAAGAGACACAGAGAAACGGGATGTCACTCTTCATAGCCACCAAGTGCAGTGCTGGGACCAGCCTGGTGCTCCAGATCTTCCTCAAGCCCAACCAGTGTCTGACACTTGCTATAAAAACCCAGGGGCCAAGAGCCAACGTACCTATAGACACAGAACACAGCCCCTTCCAGCATCAGCACATCACGAGCGGTAAGCTACGGTCCAGCTCTAGGCTTTGCCCACAGCAGCCCGGCCGAGGAGGGTTTGGCCAGGTCATCGATATAGCTTGACACTTGCTGCTCGTTTCCAGCCTCCCACACGAGTTTCCTCCTCTTAGCATTGCTCCTACTCTACAAATTCATCAGTGCTTTGCTCCAAAGAGAAGCTCCACAGTTACTGTCACTGCAGGAATCCCTGACAGCATCAACTCACTGGAGAAGTCACCTGGGACCAAGGCTGGTTTGATGCAACCACCGTGGTGAGACTCCCAAAGCTCAGCTATTGAGTCCCACAAAGAGACGGTTGAGCAatgcatccaaaaaaaaaaccaacaaaaaaacccaaaaccaagcTGGTACTCACCCTCCAGGTGGTGTTGAGCTTGTTTATGTGGTTGACCAAGTCGCTGGAGAGAGGCGGGTAGTAAGGAATGCTGCGAGCATTAGCGAAGGCCACCAGGACACACAGGATGGACACGGACGGCCACATCTTGGCTGCAGAACGGGACACTCCACCTGCAGCCAGATTTGGGCATCATTGGAAACCTTCCCAAAGCGTGCTCGGACCGCGAGCAAGGGCTTGCCAGAAGGACCGTCACAGCAACACGTGGGAGCGTAGAACACATGGCTGCACCAAGTCCCTCCCAATCCCGATTTACCCCAAAGGTCAGGAAAGACGCAGAGGCAGACTAATAACCCTCCTCCCGCAGCTCAGGAGAAATCAGACAAGGCAACCCTGTTTGTTGACCACTGCAGGATTAGTAGCAGCAGGAAAATATCTTTTGTAGTAGATCCAAGGGATTTGGAGGGTATTAACAGCTGTGTTTACTTCCACATAAATGGAGAATAAGGACTAGAAAGAATAAGTGACACCTCACCTCCACGGCAaactgcaggcagggctgcagccgcGGCGACTTGCTAGCCCCCACCCCAGTGCGATGCTCTTCCCTTTGAAGATCTCACTCCAAATCACATTTTTGGATTTTATGGCCTCATTTTGGCCAGCCTGTTGCCCTGGGGACCCCGATCGGGGTCACGGTCCTGGGGTAGTGAGCTCTTGCCCACGCAGAGGGGGGGTCCGCATGCACCGGAGCtgcctgtggctgctgcctgcgctCCCCTCCCTCCGGGGCTTTTCACGAGGGAGGCTGTGAAGCCGCATCCCTTAACGCAGGGCATCAGAAAAGTCCCAATTTGGGGAATAGAGACGCAGGAAAAATCCAGGAGCACAGCAAGGGTGGACCACAGCCTCCCGTGCAGGAGCACAAGCATCACCCAGCCCAAAGATGCTCCAGAGCGGGGTGGTTTCTCCGCTCTCCTGCCTCCTTTAACCCAATTCACATTAAATCGCCCAACTCCAATTTAACCCCGAAAGCCAGCAGAAACTGCTCGCTCCACGTCCCCAAGCCTGACTCGGACACAGAGCCGGACCAGGAGCTGCTCGACCTCTGCAAACACACCGGAgcaccctcctccccaaacCTCCAGCTCCCCTTCCACCAACCCCACATCCACGCCGACGAGCTCCAAGCCTGACGAGCGACCCGAGACCTCAGCCAGTCCACGGTAGCCTGAACCGCAGAGATATGTAGGCTTTAATTCCTACTCATCTCAGCGAGCTGAACGTGTAATCACCTTTGCGAGCCTGGGCTTAAACCCTTCTGGGCAAACTACACCCGAGCAGCCGGACACGCAGCTCTCCGGCCCCGCGGCAGCCCAGCTCGCCGAGCAGGGTCAGGAGATGGGAAGATGCACGGGCATTTCCATGCAGGCTGCCTCCACCCACTCACAGCCAAGTTTAGcctttccagagaaaaaaacccagcaggagTGTCCTACTTTCTGCCAGCAACAAGCCCGGGCGGCTGCAGCTAACTGTAtaaaggggcttttttttttttccttctttctcctcctttcaccatttatttattttccttcccactcTCTCAGCACAAAAGCTAGTTGAGTTTCAGCAGCGTGTGGGTCCTCCTACCCCCTGATCTCACCTCTTTGAAGGTGTTCCATGCGTATTTGCTTACTTAGAGGTTTCTCACGGGCGAGGGACTCGCTGGCACTGCTGATGTCCCCGCCGTGCTCCCCTGCTCACGCAGCAGAAAGGAGGTTACACCCAGAGaaacaaatacacatttctatGGCTACTGTAGTTTTTGCCTTGTGCCCCTTCAACATGGCTATAGGAAGCCTACCAGCCTGACCTGAAATACCTTTCctaatgaaaaatctttttaaaaaaaacaaacccaaaccctaaacccCAAAGCCTCTGTACTTCCTGCAGTCAACTTCATATTTTCTGTAGCACAGAAAGGAGGCTTTTGAGGCCAGAAGCCACCTGATACACTTTCGTTTTCAGCAGGATGCTAGTAAATTTGCTGACACACTGAAACCCGTCCGCAAAGCCTCCCACAGCAATACGGCTGCTTGCACCGAGCTCTTGATGGACGGACGCGGGAGATCTGACATCCTCAGGTTACCAGACCACACCGGCTGCAGGCTGTGAGCTCCAGGCAACCTGAAACCCAACTGAAAAAAGACACCAGGCAGTTTCCCCTCCGACAGCCGCTCGGTTTTTTAAGCTCTGCTGCATTGCCTCCGCGCCGTGACATGGCTGATGGCCAGCAAACCCAGCGAGACGTGGCCCAGCGCAACCCAAATAGCTGGGAGCCAGTCGGTTGTTTTCGGCAAACAAGCCTCTTGCCAAGTCTCCCATGGGCATGAAGGCTCCCTAGGGGCTATGAGAGAGTCGGggtggttcagcctggagaagagaaggctccgggcaGACCTTACTGCGgctttccagtacctaaaggagcttataagaaagatggggacagactttttagtagggcctgtagcaataggacaaggggtagtggGTTTAAACTAAAAGAGTGTAGAatcagactagatataaggaagaaattttttacactGAGGATGGCAAGAtgctggcccaggttgcccagagaggtggtagctgccccatccccaaaaacattcaaggtcaggttggacggggctgtgagcaacctgatctggttgaagatgtccctgctcgttgCAGTGGGGttgactagatgacctttaaatgtcccttcccacccaaaccattctgtgattctatgaagtCTCCTGTGGGCCTGAAGTCTCAGGGGGGAGCTGATAACTCTCAGCTGGATGGCACGGAGTATCCCAAGACCTgggtggagagggaaggggaaatcCTTGATCTCATGCAATTTCTTCCCCCCCGGCTTTAGCAAGCACCCTGCGTACAGCAAATCTACAGAGAGAGAGCACAGGCATGGGCCTCACAGGATGAATTTCCACCGAGAGCAACTCACTTGCAGCCAGAGGCACACCGACCCCAGTGGCAACGCAGCAAGTAAGAAAAGGCTGCTGGTTTCCCCCATCGCCCTCCTCTCCCACTGCCACGATGCAGCAAGACACTTCCCGTGGCAGCGTTATCTCGCGCCTGCTTCCCCCAGCACCGCTATCTCCTCCGCACACACCTCCCTCCCCGCCGAAGCCCAACGGCTTGAAAACAGAAGCGAAGCTCGGCTGTCGGACTTAAGGCACAGCAGCCTCACCCTAGTAAATTCTCTAGATGGCTGGAGGATGTTTGGGGCTTGCaaagagccccccccccaaactgctCTACCTCTTCTTGGGCTGCAGACCCGGGAGCTGAGAACAAGTCCCCTGCTTTGGGATCCAAAGTATCTGATAATGTAATTTCTCGAAGGACGAGCAAGAAATAACTCCAGAAAGCTGCTACCCACCAGCACACCTGACCCTGGGCAGGACTCTCTCAATTCAGCCAGCtggttgctttaaaaagaagaaatttgggCCACCTGAGCGCAGCCCTTGAGCCTCCCCCTCCCAGCCGGTGAGGAGGAAGCACTGAGGCTGAAGGCTCTCCAACACgagctgctcagagcagctgcaggctgCGGCATGCGAGGGAGGAGAGCATCCGAAGCGAGATGGCTGCGGCTGGCGCTGCACCACCCACCCGCAGTCCCTCTGCGCTGCATCGGCGCAGGCAGAGAGATGGGGAGGAGGTGACATCACCCAGGTGCCTTCTCCATCCCTTCTGACCAGGAGATCTTGGAGCCAGCAGCAGTTCCCTGCCTGCTTTCTCAAGGACAGAGCTCTCTGACTCCTTGGACCACGCTATGCCAGAGATCAGGAGGGTCCCACCGCCTCCTCCCAGCGGCCAAGGGAGATGCAGAGTCCCACCGCGAAGGTCTTCTCCACATCACCCGCAAATCAAAGCCCACAAGTCCCATTTAACAGGGCATTTTTCTGcacaatcacaaaaaaaaaaccaaaccaccacaaaaaaaacaaaccacccccaAACAGGCTATTCAGAGCCCAGCTCACATGACTCAGTTTAGGCAGGTCAGGCCATGAGATAAGTCACAGCCCTGAAGTACCTGCCAGCTCCTCCAAACCCCTCCAGGCACAGACAGGGCACCCACACACCCTCTTCCAAGGCTGGGAGGAAGATAAAAGCTGTCCCACCCCCCAGctccaacccccccacccctccaggGTGAGAGGTACTCAGCAAAGCCCAAGTCATGTGTCCTCCTCCAGCAAGAAGCCCTTTACCCAAGCTGAGCTTTGTCCTTTGTTCTGGCTGCCAGGATTTGTGCGTGACTCTAAGCCACAATAAAGCAAGCCTATAAACAAAGCAATCCAGCTTAGCTTGCTGCACCGCCAGGTTAGCTTGGTGGTCCCACAGGCATGCACCAAACTCATGGCCTGGTGACTTCATTACAGCCATTGTCAAAGCTTGATTTTTTGGTcatcctttgaaaaaaaaaaaaaagcagcatgaggCACTCTTCCCCACACCCATTCCTTTCCAGGAAAGCCAAATCATTAGCACAGGTTAGGTATCTGGCAAAAGACATACACCTCGAGACAAAGTTGCAGCGCTCACCTCTACAGCTTACATTCACAGAAAGCGCAAGATTCCTCCCAAATGGAGctgcactgatttttattttttttcttccccctttcttcttcccacagGCCAATCCACAAACCAGAGCCTTGCACAAGACCTCAGCTGCTGTAGCAGCCACCCTGCGCTCCTGAAATTCCTTACCCCCACCCTCAACTTTGCAACCTGGAGGTAAATACAAGAAGGAAGCGATCTTTGCTCTATCATGCCCGCAGCACAACCCTGAGAGTGCGATATATGGATGCCAGATATATCGTACGTCGGATAGAATGCAGGACAGACAGATGCGAGGCAGCTTTTGCCCAGCACCATCTCCAAGCCACGGCCCTGGTGCAGACCCAAGCTCAGCCCCGCATCACGGGATGTTCCCAGAAGCCCTTCAGCGGGTGCCAAACCGACCTCCTCAGAGTCAGCTGACGAGCAGGcctgggttttgggttttttttttgtcttaatcATGAAAACAAggtttcctctcccctcctctccccctcccagcTGAAGCTTTGCTGGTTTTAAGACGCGCTGAGGGTTTTAACGCCGTTTTCCCTGCAACCCCCCGAGCCGCAGAGCATCCCTCCCGGCCCCACCACggccaaaaaacaaaccaaccccaaacccagctgGAAAACGTGGGAAACGCTCCTGCTGCCCCTCGGGGAAGGGGttcgcagccccccccccccccccgggggggggctcagccctccCCGCCCGGCCTCTTCTCCCCCACGGCAGCAGCAAAAggggctgccccatcccactcccccccgcgtccccctgccccgcagcaccctctcccctccccgccgcgctcccttatccccggtgccggtgccggtcccCCCCGGCGGGACTCACCGCCCCGCACGGTCCCCCCGGCTCGGCGCTCCCCCGGCGGCCGCGGAAGGGGCAGCGCCCGGCGGCTGAGTCACGGcggccggcccgcccccgccggggcTGCGCCGTGACTGCATCCTGCCGGctccccgcctcccccggccgcccgcccgcctccctCCTCCGAGCCGCCTGCGTGCCACCTCCGGCCCTCCTCGGGCCCACCCGcatcctgcctgcacccctccTCGAGCCCACCTGCATCCCTCCTCCGTCCCTCCTCGAGCCCACCTGCATTccacctccatccctcctcaAGCCCACCTGCATTCCACCTCCATCCTTC
This window of the Buteo buteo chromosome 17, bButBut1.hap1.1, whole genome shotgun sequence genome carries:
- the CTSB gene encoding cathepsin B: MWPSVSILCVLVAFANARSIPYYPPLSSDLVNHINKLNTTWRAGHNFHNTDMSYVKKLCGTFLGGPKLPERVDFAADMELPDNFDARTQWPNCPTINEIRDQGSCGSCWAFGAVEAISDRICVHTNAKVSVEVSAEDLLSCCGFECGMGCNGGYPSGAWRYWTERGLVSGGLYDSHVGCRPYSIPPCEHHVNGSRPPCTGEGGETPRCSRHCEPGYSPSYKEDKHYGITSYGVPHSEKEIMAEIYKNGPVEGAFIVYEDFLMYKSGVYQHVSGEQVGGHAIRILGWGVDNGTPYWLAANSWNTDWGDNGFFKILRGEDHCGIESEIVAGIPSTEQYWKRV